In Cutaneotrichosporon cavernicola HIS019 DNA, chromosome: 1, one DNA window encodes the following:
- a CDS encoding uncharacterized protein (Belongs to the major facilitator superfamily. Sugar transporter (TC 2.A.1.1) family), with amino-acid sequence MQGEEKHSEQTWDDKYASGAGTARRGSVVVGNMIIENPLQRYPPDEVANMGRTFATEHGLADKEDLFMKAALVARDPDGFSSLECLTPQEQADLVYERDHKWHCTKSLIFTVVVCALGAAVQGWDQTGSNGANLSFPVEFGLLPPPTAVQTRDLHPRAGPASGNGQQRGDWIVGVINAAPYMAAAIIGVWLSDPLNHYLGRRGEIFVTAIVLVATPIASGFSKNWEQLLIIRLIMGIGMGAKAATVAVFSAEISPTRIRGALTMGWQLYVCLGIFLGFAANCVVMDTGKIAWRLQLGSAFIPALPLALMIYFCPESPRWYMKKGRYVDALKSYNRLRKTEIVAARDLYYSHVLYMEELSEARGAGYLARLRDCFVIPRIRRATLAAGVVMLSQQLCGINIIAFYSSTVFKESGFSDRQALFASLGFGALNFVFALPALVTIDTFGRRGLLLATFPGMIITLLGTGLSFLIPYHEGSGSKARLGVVATFVYLFTALYSVGMGPVCFLYGAEVFPTVQREQGMAFAVFINMFFASLLGLTFPAMKTAMTPLGAFCFYAGLSTIALLLIFFFVPETKGISLEELDDVFSVPTSKFMSYQTKQWLPYFIKRHVFCNSRATPPPPIQARFSDEVREQQRKQSLTNPNPAYKV; translated from the exons ATGCAGGGCGAAGAGAAGCACTCTGAACAGACTTGGGATGACAAGTACGCCTCGGGGGCAGGCACTGCCCGCCGGGGCTCTGTCGTAGTCGGCAACATGATCATCGAAAACCCACTCCAG CGCTATCCTCCCGATGAGGTTGCCAACATGGGCCGCACCTTTGCTACAGAACACGGCCTGGCTGACAAAGAGGACCTCTTTATGAAGGCCGCTCTCGTGGCGCGTGACCCCGATGGGTTCTCGTCACTGGAATGCCTGACTCCTCAGGAACAGGCAGACTTGGTGTACGAGCGCGACCACAAGTGGCACTGCACCAAGAGCCTCATTTTCACAGTCGTCGTCTGTGCTCTCGGTGCAGCCGTCCAAGGCTGGGACCAGACTGGATCCAACGGCGCCAACCTCTCTTTCCCCGTTGAATTTGGTCTTTTACCACCTCCCACTGCTGTACAGACGCGCGATCTCCATCCGCGTGCTGGGCCAGCTAGTGGCAACGGACAACAGAGGGGTGACTGGATTGTCGGTGTCATCAACGCCGCCCCGTATATGGCTGCGGCTATTATCGGCGTATGGCTCTCTGACCCTCTCAATCACTACCTCGGTCGCCGTGGCGAGATCTTCG TTACCGCCATTGTCCTTGTGGCCACCCCCATCGCGTCAGGCTTTTCAAAGAACTGGGAACagctcctcatcatccgCCTTATCATGGGCATTGGTATGGGTGCCAAGGCTGCGACAGTTGCCGTCTTCTCCGCCGAGATTTCTCCCACTCGTATCCGTGGCGCCCTCACTATGGGATGGCAGCTCTACGTCTGCCTGGGCATTTTCCTTGGTTTTGCA GCCAACTGCGTCGTCATGGACACTGGCAAGATTGCTTGGCGTCTGCAACTCGGTTCTGCCTTTATTCCAGCCCTCCCACTTGCCCTCATGATCTACTTCTGCCCAGAGTCACCTCGTTGGTACATGAAGAAGGGTCGTtacgtcgacgccctcaaGTCGTACAACCGCTTGCGCAAGACGGAGATTGTCGCTGCCCGTGATCTCTACTACTCGCACGTCCTCTACATGGAGGAGCTGTCCGAAGCCCGCGGTGCTGGATATCTCGCACGTCTCCGTGACTGCTTTGTCATCCCTCGCATTCGTCGCGCCACTCTGGCTGCCGGTGTGGTCATGCTCTCACAGCAGCTTTGCGGTATCAACATCATTGCGTTCTACTCGTCGACCGTCTTCAAGGAGAGTGGCTTCTCTGATCGCCAGGCCCTCTTTGCTTCCCTAGGCTTTGGCGCACTCAACTTTGTCTTTGCGCTGCCAGCCCTCGTCACCATTGACACATTCGGTCGCCGTGGGCTACTCCTTGCCACTTTCCCCGGGATGAtcatcaccctcctcgGTACTGGCTTGTCGTTCCTCATCCCCTATCATGAGGGCTCTGGTTCCAAGGCCCGCCTGGGCGTGGTCGCGACATTTGTGTACCTGTTCACAGCGCTCTACTCGGTAGGCATGGGGCCTGTGTGCTTCCTTTACGGAGCCGAGGTGTTCCCGACCGTCCAGCGTGAGCAGGGCATGGCGTTTGCCGTGTTCATCAACATGTTCTTCGCTtccctccttggcctcacGTTCCCCGCCATGAAGACTGCCATGACGCCGCTCGGCGCCTTCTGCTTCTACGCCGGACTGTCCACGATCGCACTGCTTCTAATCTTCTTCTTCGTTCCTGAGACAAAGGGCATCTctctcgaggagcttgatGACGTGTTTT CTGTCCCGACATCCAAGTTTATGTCATACCAGACCAAACAGTGGCTGCCGTACTTTATCAAGCGACACGTGTTCTGCAACAGCCGCGCCacaccgcctcctcctaTCCAGGCCAGATTCAGCGATGAGGTTCGGGAGCAACAGCGCAAACAGTCGctcaccaaccccaaccccgcctACAAGGTGTAA
- a CDS encoding uncharacterized protein (Phenol hydroxylase, C-terminal dimerisation domain) gives MTLPAATNRNTNESKVDVLIVGAGPAGLMLATQLSKLKIDTRVVDKMAHPVLRGHADGLQCRTGEVFEALNVHRQFDAETHECAEVIIWDPDQNGDIRETSRVVDTVPGMSRVKHVNLGQDRVEAIFMEAMKKANNLEVERLITPTSFKVDEASLDDNAAYPITVTLKKLTPPAEWANGDVKSGMYRSNLFTDESQTAVNAVNADHSGEETVHCKYLVGCDGARSWVRKNLGLELKGDSANVYWGAFDAVVDSDLPTTRMKNVIHSKDAGAVLMVPREDGMVRVYTQMGELKPGERVDRDAVTIDKLMEKTRQVLHPYRIDFPYIDWYTCYEIGQRVCDTFSQYKDHILIAGDACHTHSPKAGQGMNVSMMDTFNLGWKLASVLRGQAKRDILQTYQLERQKTAHQLIEFDRKFSALFTGKAKTAERAGVSPEEMRKAWDDSIRFTSGTGVVYEPNLIVGKPNPWLAKNITVGSHFENHQVVGAFNGHALQLQGRLLADGRWRIVIFPGDIRHSENLTALKVLGDFLGSNGPATKYTPKGEDLDSVIQTLTVFATPHREVQYAAPTLPSILQPTKKPHGIKDFDCFMCDEPSYHDGDGKAYLGYGIDPLVGCVVVVRPDQHVSGVYAMDEVEEISNFFDSFMLVPQSQ, from the exons ATGACTCTCCCAGCAGCTACCAACCGGAACACCAACGAGAGCAAGGTCGATGTCCTCATTGTCGGCGCAGGTCCCG CTGGCCTCATGCTCGCCACACAGTtgtccaagctcaagaTTGACActcgcgtcgtcgacaagaTGGCGCACCCCGTGTTGCGCGGACACGCCGACGGCCTGCAGTGCCGCACCGGCGAGGTCTTTGAGGCTCTCAATGTCCACCGACAGTTTGATGCCGAGACCCACGAGTGCGCCGAAGTCATCATCTGGGACCCAGACCAGAACGGAGATATCCGCGAGACGTcacgcgtcgtcgacacgGTGCCAGGCATGTCGCGTGTCAAGCACGTCAACCTTGGGCAGGACCGCGTTGAAGCCATCTTCATGGAGGCAATGAAAAAGGccaacaacctcgaggttgagcgtCTCATCACGCCTACCTCATTCAAGGTGGACGAGGCGTCGTTGGACGACAACGCTGCCTACCCCATTACCGTGACGCTCAAGAAGCTGACACCGCCTGCCGAGTGGGCCAATGGCGACGTCAAGTCGGGCATGTATCGCTCCAACCTCTTTACCGACGAGTCACAGACGGCGGTCAACGCCGTCAACGCCGATCACAGCGGAGAGGAGACAGTACACTGCAAGTATCTCGTCGGGTGTGATGGCGCGCGTTCTTGGGTACGCAAAAACCTCGGACTGGAGCTCAAGGGCGACTCGGCCAACGTCTACTGGGGCGCCTTTGACGCAGTTGTCGACTCGGACCTTCCAACCACTCGCATGAAGAACGTCATTCACTCCAAGGACGCCGGTGCTGTCCTCATGGTGCCGCGCGAGGACGGTATGGTGCGCGTGTACACGCAGATGGGCGAGCTCAAGCCGGGAGAGCGAGTCGATCGTGACGCAGTGACTATCGACAAGCTCATGGAGAAGACGAGACAGGTACTGCATCCGTACCGTATCGACTTTCCTTATATCGACTGGTACACTTGCTACGAGATCGGACAGCGAGTGTGCGACACGTTCAGCCAGTACAAGGACCACATCCTGATTGCGGGCGACGCGTGTCACACCCACTCGCCCAAGGCTGGGCAGGGCATGAACGTCTCGATGATGGACACGTTCAACCTCGGGTGGAAGCTCGCATCGGTCCTCCGCGGCCAGGCGAAACGCGACATCCTCCAAACGTACCAACTGGAGAGGCAGAAGACGGCGCACCAGCTCATCGAATTTGACCGCAAGTTCTCTGCCCTGTTTACAGGCAAGGCCAAGAcagccgagcgcgccggcgtGTCGCCCGAGGAAATGCGTAAGGCGTGGGACGACTCGATCAGGTTTACCTCTGGCACTGGTGTCGTGTACGAGCCCAACCTCATTGTCGGCAAGCCCAACCCGTGGTTAGCCAAGAACATTACTGTCGGCAGCCACTTTGAGAACCACCAAGTTGTCGGTGCGTTCAATGGCCACGCACTCCAACTCCAGGGACGTCTGCTCGCCGACGGGCGATGGCGCATCGTCATCTTCCCCGGCGACATCCGACACTCTGAGAACCTCACGGCCCTCAAAGTACTCGGCGACTTCCTCGGCTCCAATGGGCCTGCGACAAAGTACACGCCCAAGGGAGAGGACCTTGACAGCGTCATCCAGACGCTGACAGTGTTCGCGACGCCCCACCGCGAAGTACAGtacgccgcgccgaccttgccctccATCTTGCAGCCCACGAAGAAGCCACACGGCATCAAGGACTTTGACTGCTTCATGTGTGATGAGCCGTCGTAtcacgacggcgacggcaaggcGTACCTCGGCTACGGTATCGACCCGCTTGTGGGATGTGTCGTTGTCGTCCGGCCAGACCAGCACGTGTCGGGCGTGTATgcgatggacgaggtggaggagattTCCAACTTCTTCGACTCCTTTATGCTTGTCCCTCAGTCGCAATGA
- a CDS encoding uncharacterized protein (Complex I intermediate-associated protein 30 (CIA30)): MSGMKAYIDRSLDIIKRNTVNTLRMNPSPKPGPISIFSFHNPPITPLSSVATGCDADIGGVSTAELTMVEQSGADESAEPSHMAFHGTLSLHVPPEFVGRIRTGYAAFRSKTRPSLFGDDVWNLDLYSHLRVRLTYRGWEGWRSKFVCNLQTDGPVRSDLFQHRLDLPSTYATNDPRPVPLATGLKFVTLHLPLSNFVLTNSGLASETQVEMMRQKVRTVGFALLGGGRQTAPSDAKIREAQRGHRVAAGGWGTASPSEEIDPEMAELLASDLGDASYVRKRTTSGGRAGGYHRVGESAEAFLDEAERAEAGIEEVGEAGYYELCIQSVEAVRLDPEGEVEESDE, from the exons ATGTCGGGGATGAAGGCGTACATCGACCGCTCGCTTGATATCATCAAGCGAAACACGGTCAACA CCCTGCGCATGAACCCAAGCCCGAAGCCTGGACCAATCTCAATCTTCTCCTTTCACAACCCCCCTATCACTCCGCTGTCATCTGTAGCGACTGGGTGCGATGCCGACATTGGAGGCGTGTCTACAGCCGAGCTGACGATGGTCGAACAATCTGGCGCAGATGAATCAGCCGAGCCATCCCATATGGCGTTCCACGGCACGCTCTCGCTCCATGTCCCACCAGAGTTCGTAGGGCGTATCCGCACCGGCTACGCTGCTTTCAGGAGCAAGACGCGGCCTAGTCTCTTCGGTGACGACGTATGGAACCTCGATCTCTACTCGCACCTGCGCGTGCGTTTGACATACCGCGGCTGGGAGGGATGGCGTAGCAAGTTTGTGTGCAACTTGCAGACGGATGGCCCTGTTCG GTCGGACCTCTTCCAGCACCGCCTGGACTTGCCGTCGACTTACGCGACCAACGACCCACGCCCAGTGCCTCTGGCAACAGGCCTCAAGTTTGTAACTCTGCACCTGCCGCTCTCGAACTTTGTTCTCACAAACTCTGGTCTCGCAAGCGAGACACAAGTCGAGATGATGCGTCAAAAGGTGCGGACAGTGGGCTTTGCCCTGCTGGGCGGTGGACGTCAGACGGCCCCCAGCGACGCCAAAATCCGCGAGGCGCAGCGTGGTCACCGCGTCGCTGCTGGCGGTTGGGGAACGGCTAGCCCTAGCGAGGAGATCGATCCAGAGATGGCTGAGCTGCTGGCTAGTGACCTCGGGGACGCGAGCTACGTTCGCAAGCGCACCACATCAGGTGGCAGGGCAGGCGGGTACCACCGCGTCGGGGAATCTGCCGAGGCCTTCCTTGATGAGGCGGAGCGTGCAGAGGCCGGCATTGAGGAGGTAGGCGAGGCCGGATACTACGAGCTTTGCATCCAGAGCGTTGAGGCAGTGCGGCTTGACCCCGAGGGCGAAGTtgaggagagcgacgagtAG
- a CDS encoding uncharacterized protein (Formate nitrite transporter) — MDALTPAQATEYFINVGRTKVQQSFHVTFFKAWMAGWMLCFGAMLYQVVQAGSPGLRASNPALATLIGAFFFPAGLIMIIITGQDLLTAHLMYMPMSLIHGRIKWWQGLLTWTNVFFGNLAGALCCVAFIGHYSGLYTGPLLEYAQKMALTKTSEGFGPCLLRGVGCNFLVCVAVWLGASAREIMSKIMGIHFPVFLFVFLGFEHVVVNMYYVPLGMVSGADVSIGRYIGQSLIPSLIGNSE, encoded by the exons ATGGATGCCCTAACTCCAGCTCAGGCCACGGAGT ACTTCATCAACGTCGGCCGCACAAAGGTCCAACAATCGTTCCATGTTACATTCTTCAAGGCTTGGATGGCGGGGTGGATG CTGTGCTTTGGAGCAATGCTGTATCAGGTGGTCCAGGCTGGATCACCAGGCTTGCGGGCCAGCAACCCCGCCCTAGCCACCCTCATCGgagccttcttcttcccaGCAGGCCTCATCATGATCATTATCACAGGCCAGGATCTGCTCACCGCCCATCTCA TGTACATGCCCATGTCGCTCATTCACGGACGCATCAAGTGGTGGCAGGGACTGCTCACCTGGACCAACGTCTTCTTTGGTAACCTCGCTGGCGCCCTGTGCTGCGTCGCCTTCATCGGTCACTACTCGGGCCTGTACACGGGTCCGCTACTCGAGTACGCGCAGAAGATGGCCTTGACCAAGACATCAGAGGGCTTTGGCCCTTGTCTTCTCCGCGGCGTCGGGTGCAACTTTCTCGTCTGCGTCGCTGTCTGGCTTGGCGCGAGCGCACGCGAAATCATGTCCAAGATTATGGGCATTCACTTTCCTGTCTTCCTCTTCGTGTTCCTCGGCTTTGAACACGTTGTTGT TAACATGTATTACGTCCCCCTCGGTATGGTGAGCGGTGCAGATGTCAGCATTGGAAGATACATTGGCCAGAGCCTTATTCCCTCGCTCATCGGCAACAGTGAGTGA
- a CDS encoding uncharacterized protein (Glycosyl transferase family 8) — MGSSQPGAKAWAVLVTRENYVPGLLALHRTLAAVSAYPLVVLVTPSLPDEYRALITRRGMLVYNISPLAPQGHAGFDTKFERFADTWTKLQVFSVPGYDRLVLIDADTIFLRGMDELFTMELPEDWIAAAPACTCNPFKFAHYPKDWIPANCSFTHQPNPTTLVNVPQPAPDAPRVAHLLNSGVVVLHPRPALMAELEEHLRTSPTVATAQFPDQEVLADVFRGRWRVLPWWTNALKTLRAVHKPLWLDQEVRLLHYILEKPWSKLPVTPVAPYAPAPSSTGDKLGLPPALCAMVASAAPQDSMTDYDTVHAWWWAVYVDVLRGLKAEEPDLWQEVDKWVAH, encoded by the exons ATGGGGTCGTCGCAACCAGGAGCCAAAGCGTGGGCCGTGCTGGTAACGCGCGAAAACTATGTTCCAG gccTTCTTGCGCTGCACCGGACGCTGGCCGCCGTCTCGGCATACCCGCTTGTCGTGCTCGTCACTCCGTCTTTGCCGGACGAGTATCGCGCGCTGATCACCCGCCGCGGAATGCTTGTCTACAACATCTCCCCTCTTGCACCACAAGGACATGCTGGCTTCGACACCAAGTTCGAACGCTTTGCGGACACCTGGACCAAGCTCCAGGTCTTCAGTGTGCCAGGTTATGATCGCCTCGTGCTCATCGACGCGGATACAATCTTCCTCCGCGGCATGGACGAGCTGTTCACCATGGAACTGCCTGAAGATTGGATCGCGGCAGCTCCGGCGTGCACTTGCAACCCGTTCAAGTTTGCACATTATCCCAAGGACTG GATCCCTGCCAACTGCTCCTTCACTCACCAGCCGAACCCGACGACTCTGGTCAACGTTCCACAGCCGGCACCAGACGCACCGCGAGTGGCGCACCTCCTGAACTCGGGAGTTGTTGTGCTACACCCGCGCCCCGCTCTCATGGCTGAACTCGAAGAGCACCTTCGCACGTCGCCAACTGTCGCGACCGCCCAGTTCCCCGACCAGGAAGTGCTGGCCGATGTGTTCCGTGGGCGCTGGCGCGTGCTTCCGTGGTGGACAAATGCCCTCAAGACGTTGCGAGCTGTACACAAGCCGCTCTGGCTGGACCAGGAGGTGCGGTTGTTGCATTACAT tctTGAGAAACCGTGGTCCAAACTCCCAGTCACGCCTGTGGCCCCGTACGCTCCGGCCCCGTCATCCACTGGGGATAAGCTGGGCCTCCCTCCAGCTCTCTGTGCTATGGTTGCGTCGGCAGCCCCGCAGGACAGCATGACCGACTACGACACAGTACATGCGTGGTGGTGGGCTGTGTATGTCGACGTGCTGCGCGGGCTgaaggcggaggagccCGATCTGTGGCAGGAGGTGGACAAGTGGGTGGCGCACTAG
- a CDS encoding uncharacterized protein (FAD binding domain), translating into MASSSPTKLNGHAPPLHDIRIHIVGAGMGGMGSALSLARQGFTNITVWEQALYLDEVGAGINIPPNCGRILSRWGVMGICKAEGVAIERANVIDFDCETDEIISSAGYSQHMIHDYGFPFITVHRAALQKSLVRGALDTGRVQLITDQVITEYDFDRTRLRVRDNDTDEMEWVDADVIIAADGIKSQARQVMYAKIGKVDEVEDSGQAAYRIMVKKSAVQDDPELLKFFSSKQSFRWIGENRHVMGYPINAGELFNISTSQPDGHFVAAESWTALGNKSDMLATFSDFPKRVQRLLAAVPEHQVLEWRLREHKPLPVWVTGNIALLGDSCHPTLPHLAQGAAQALEDSVAIGIVLSRIKKKEHIHAALMVYQKLRKPRTDWAVSMAAANSLALHQDRSAREAALKAAREGLVGDAGEAVVDKLASRELHDKLFKYDIALEAEQHFSQMLTEELMGAVSIS; encoded by the exons ATGGCCTCTAGCTCCCCCACAAAGCTCAACGGCCATGCACCGCCTCTCCACGACATTCGGATCCACAT TGTTGGTGCAGG gatgggcggcatggggtctgccctctccctcgcccgccAAGGGTTCACCAACATCACCGTGTGGGAGCAGGCGCTGTATCTCGATGAGGTGGGTGCTGGGATCAACATTCCACCCAATTGTGGCCGCATCCTATCGCGGTGGGGTGTGATGGGCATCTGCAAGGCTGAGGGTGTCGCAATTGAGCGGGCAAACGTCATCG ACTTTGACTGTGAGACGGACGAGATAATCTCATCCGCTGGCTACTCGCAGCACATGATTCATGACTACGGTTTCCCCTTCATC ACTGTCCATCGCGCTGCACTACAAAAGTCGCTTGTTCGTGGAGCACTCGACACTGGGCGCGTGCAGTTGATCACGGACCAGGTTATCACCGAGTACGACTTTGACCGGACGCGGCTGCGAGTGCGCGACAATGACACGGACGAAATGGAGTGGGTTGATGCCGACGTGATTATTGCCGCCGACGGCATCAAGAGCCAGGCTCGCCAGGTAATGTACGCAAAGATCGGCAAggtggacgaggttgaggacTCTGGCCAGGCTGCGTATCGCATCATGGTCAAGAAGAGCGCCGTCCAGGACGACcccgagctgctcaagtTCTTCTCAAGCAAGCAGTCGTTTCGCTGGATTGGCGAGAACCGCCATGTGATG GGCTATCCCATCAATGCGGGAGAACTGTTCAACATCTCGACGTCACAGCCAGATGGACACTTTGTTGCAGCCGAGTCGTGGACGGCTCTCGGGAACAAGTCGGACATGCTGGCGACGTTTTCCGACTTTCCCAAGCGCGTACAACGGCTTCTTGCGGCCGTCCCAGAGCACCAGGTTCTTGAATGGCGTCTGCGTGAGCACAAGCCACTCCCCGTCTGGGTCACGGGCAACATTGCGCTACTGGGTGATTCGTGCCACCCCACTCTGCCGCACCTGGCGCAGGGTGCAGCtcaggcgctcgaggactCGGTTGCGATCGGCATCGTGCTCAGCCGcatcaagaagaaggagcaCATCCATGCGGCTCTTATGGTGTATCAGAAGCTGCGCAAGCCTCGCACAGATTGGGCCGTGAgcatggcggcggccaactcgctcgccctccaccAGGACAGGAGCGCACGCGAGGCTGCGCTCAAGGCTGCGCGTGAAGGTCTCGTCGGTGACGCCGGTGAGGCTGTTGTTGACAAGCTCGCATCACGCGAGCTCCATGACAAGCTGTTCAAGTACGACATTGCGCTTGAGGCTGAGCAGCACTTTTCGCAGATGCTCACCGAGGAGCTCATGGGCGCGGTGTCCATCTCGTAG
- a CDS encoding uncharacterized protein (Belongs to the enoyl-CoA hydratase isomerase family) encodes MPQFSKPPPQIEDDLVQLSYPAEHILQIKMNRPKAFNAMNNALNSTLEDVLNWFESEPTLWVAVLGSTNSRAWCAGMDLKQVNLGAKANWTRNGFGGMTQRFTRKPLIGAIRGYALGGGAEMAMNLDICVAGEGATFGFPEVKRGVVILAGGLERFVKLVGHQRACEMALTGRNISPQEAKSLGMVNYVVPDDQVDAKALEIAMTIASNSPDSVMATLYGIRVTDEAGSARAAHRLFVDSAPIKQVNEGENTKIGVRAFAEKKQPKWVPSKL; translated from the exons ATGCCCCAATTCAGCAAGCCACCCCCGcagatcgaggacgacctcgtccagctTTCCTACCCAGCCGAGCACATTCTGCAGATCAAGATGAACCGGCCAAAGGCGTTCAACGCGATGAACAACGCTCTCAACTCGACGCTGGAGGATGTGCTCAACTGGTTCGAGAGCGAACCGACGCTCTGGGTCGCCGTGCTCGGCAGCACCAACTCCAGAGCATGGTGCGCGGGAATGGACCTTAAGCAGGTG AATCTGggcgccaaggccaacTGGACGCGCAACGGCTTCGGCGGCATGACGCAGCGGTTCACGCGCAAGCCACTCATTGGGGCAATCCGCGGTTACGCtcttggcggcggtgccGAGATGGCCATGAACCTCGACATCTGCGTCGCGGGAGAGGGCGCTACGTTTGGCTTCCCTGAGGTGAagcgcggcgtcgtcatcctGGCTGGCGGACTGGAGCGCTTTGTCAAGCTTGTAGGACATCAGCGCG catGCGAGATGGCGCTTACAGGCCGCAACATCTCGCCCCAGGAGGCCAAGTCACTCGGCATGGTCAACTACGTCGTCCCGGACGACcaggtcgacgccaaggctCTCGAGATCGCCATGACCATTGCCTCCAACTCGCCCGACTCGGTCATGGCGACGCTCTATG GCATCCGCGTcacggacgaggcgggcTCTGCGCGTGCGGCCCACCGCCTGTTTGTCGACAGCGCACCCATCAAGCAGGTTAACGAAGGCGAGAACACCAAGATTGGCGTCAGGGCGTtcgccgagaagaagcagCCCAAGTGGGTACCCTCGAAGCTGTAG
- a CDS encoding uncharacterized protein (Belongs to the aldehyde dehydrogenase family), translating into MALNFSACDLGAPHASRQVVKLVDLEVNVFGLDEIKGSKLPIVAIVVHHPFAGKARDVAPFASGLLAGISSLAATSRRQRTHDAIIVTLDARNHGDRRTNKEALRFGIDRKRDLTEMATLVSGGMHDFDLIRSFLPAFLFPGSERDVTDWAVCGISMGGHVTWRLLRHDKVQIAVNIVTVPSEGLGGWLMSRHGKKDAPEGDVIATLPAPVCEFYKSTAPVGTYSDKKILSLHAEKDAMLPASAGAAYFPGIQAQAARGDIEQWIQPRAKHKCTPQMTRRAAEWYWRWCLSSDVAKL; encoded by the exons ATGGCCCTCAACTTCTCCGCCtgcgacctcggcgcgccgcACGCGTCCCGCCAGGtggtcaagctcgtcgacctcgaggtcaacgTCTTTgggctcgacgagatcaaggGCAGCAAGCTTCccatcgtcgccatc GTTGTCCACCATCCATTTGCCGGCAAGGCGCGGGATGTCGCGCCGTTCGCGTCTGGCCTCCTGGCCGGGATCTCCTCTCTTGCAGCCACCTCCCGGCGGCAGCGGACCCACGACGCGATCATCGTTACCCTCGATGCCCGTAACCACGGCGATCGCCGAACCAACAAGGAGGCGCTGCGCTTCGGAATTGACCGCAAGCGAGACCTGACGGAGATGGCGACACTCGTTT CCGGCGGTATGCACGACTTTGATCTTATCCGAAGCTTCCTTCCGGCCTTCCTCTTCCCGggcagcgagcgcgatgTGACGGACTGGGCCGTATGTGGCATCAGCATGGGCGGGCACGTCACTTGGAGGCTGCTGAGGCATG ACAAGGTCCAAATCGCTGTCAACATTGTCACCGTGCCCTCCGAGGGCCTGGGTGGCTGGCTGATGAGTCGACACGGGAAGAAGGATGCACCCGAGGGTGACGTGATCGCGACGCTACCGGCGCCGGTGTGCGAGTTTTACAAGTCCACCGCGCCAGTGGGCACGTATAGCGACAAGAAGATCCTGTCACTGCACGCCGAAAAGGACGCGATGCTGCCCGCGAGTGCTGGCGCCGCTTACTTCCCGGGGATCCAGGCACAGGCGGCCCGCGGCGACATTGAGCAGTGGATTCAACCAAGGGCGAAGCACAAGTGCACGCCCCAGATGactcgccgcgcggccgagTGGTACTGGCGCTGGTGCCTCAGTTCCGATGTCGCAAAGTTGTAA